In Perognathus longimembris pacificus isolate PPM17 chromosome 3, ASM2315922v1, whole genome shotgun sequence, a single window of DNA contains:
- the Rtbdn gene encoding retbindin, which produces MQDNSQAPPLPGSCCPPEIETPDTTDPESCGAPSPGCESFLGHLQRALRNHFLLLLLGVRQAQPLCTELCQTWFTTCNADLTCGSTWLPPSENRTCEPGCPLYGQTFVDGMDLCRSVLGHVLSVAAPDSRHCLNIPMSFPQS; this is translated from the exons ATGCAAGATAACTCGCAGGCACCTCCGCTGCCAGGATCTTGCTGTCCCCCAGAGATAGAAACGCCAGATACAACTGACCCTGAGAGCTGTGGGGCGCCCAGCCCTGG ATGTGAATCCTTTCTGGGACATCTCCAACGTGCCCTCCGCAACcacttcctgctgctgctgctgggggtTCGCCAGGCCCAGCCCCTCTGCACCGAGCTCTGCCAGACCTG GTTCACCACCTGCAATGCTGATCTCACCTGCGGCTCCACTTGGCTGCCGCCCTCAGAAAACAGGACCTGCGAGCCTGGCTGTCCCCTCTATGGGCAG ACCTTCGTGGACGGAATGGACCTGTGTCGCTCAGTGCTGGGCCACGTCCTGTCAGTAGCAGCTCCTGACTCCCGCCATTGCCTCAACATCCCCATGTCG TTTCCACAGTCCTGA